Proteins encoded in a region of the Geobacillus genomosp. 3 genome:
- a CDS encoding tetraprenyl-beta-curcumene synthase family protein — protein sequence MKASFLRPEVSKLKIPTHPIALMKMVYRDVFPLVHRELAYWRRRAERIPDPELRRQALASIASKTFHCEGGAILALLSGDKLEACVRFIVAYQTISDYLDNLCDRSTSLDPLDFRALHDSMPDALTIGAEPSNYYRHRREQEDGGYLPDLVRTCQEVLGTLRHYETIVPFLHELAGYYCDLQVHKHVDTKERVPRLERWFAQYKDALPPMEWYEFSACSGSTLGIFCLVAYAFGESLPPEMAKQVRDGYFPYIQGLHILLDYLIDQEEDREGGDLNFCFYYPDETVLLKRLCHFIEEADRHVGALPHGEFHRLIHRGLLGLYLSDDKVKKQERLRRLARRLVRAGGAASMFFYWNGKAYRFWQEQQKRLSLS from the coding sequence ATGAAAGCATCGTTTTTGCGTCCCGAGGTGAGCAAATTGAAAATCCCGACACACCCGATTGCGTTAATGAAAATGGTTTATCGCGACGTGTTTCCTCTCGTCCACCGCGAGCTTGCCTATTGGCGGCGGCGGGCCGAGCGCATTCCCGACCCGGAGCTTCGGCGCCAGGCGCTTGCAAGCATCGCGTCGAAAACGTTCCATTGCGAAGGCGGCGCGATTTTGGCGCTGCTTTCGGGCGACAAGCTTGAGGCGTGCGTCCGCTTTATCGTCGCCTATCAGACGATCAGCGATTATTTGGATAACTTGTGCGACCGGAGCACATCGCTTGATCCGCTCGATTTCCGGGCTTTGCACGATTCGATGCCGGACGCCTTGACGATCGGCGCCGAGCCGTCGAACTATTACCGCCACCGCCGCGAGCAGGAAGACGGCGGCTATTTGCCGGATTTGGTGCGCACGTGCCAGGAAGTGCTCGGCACATTGCGTCATTATGAGACGATCGTTCCGTTTTTGCATGAGCTGGCCGGCTATTATTGCGACTTGCAAGTACATAAACATGTCGACACGAAAGAGCGCGTGCCGCGGCTCGAGAGATGGTTTGCCCAATACAAAGACGCCTTGCCGCCGATGGAATGGTACGAGTTTTCCGCCTGCTCCGGTTCGACGCTCGGCATTTTCTGCCTTGTGGCGTATGCGTTCGGCGAGTCGCTGCCGCCGGAGATGGCCAAACAAGTGCGCGACGGCTATTTCCCGTACATTCAAGGGCTGCACATTTTGCTTGACTATTTGATCGACCAGGAGGAAGACCGGGAAGGCGGCGATTTGAATTTTTGCTTTTACTATCCGGACGAAACGGTGCTGCTTAAGCGGCTTTGCCATTTTATCGAGGAGGCGGACCGCCATGTCGGCGCGCTGCCGCACGGCGAGTTTCACCGCTTGATCCACCGCGGCTTGCTTGGGCTGTATTTGTCGGATGACAAAGTGAAAAAACAGGAGCGGCTGCGCCGGTTGGCGCGCCGGCTCGTCCGCGCCGGCGGGGCGGCGTCGATGTTTTTTTATTGGAACGGAAAAGCGTATCGCTTTTGGCAGGAGCAACAAAAACGGCTGTCCTTGTCATAA
- a CDS encoding gamma carbonic anhydrase family protein, whose amino-acid sequence MIYPYKGKTPQIAASAFIADYVTITGDVVIGEETSIWFGTVIRGDVAPTVIGNRVNIQDNSILHQSPNNPLIIEDGVTVGHQVILHSAIVRKHALIGMGSIILDGAEIGEGAFIGAGSLVPPEKKIPPNTLALGRPAKVVRELTEDDFREMERIRREYVEKGRYYKALQQAARPHEKELP is encoded by the coding sequence ATGATCTATCCGTACAAAGGAAAAACACCGCAAATCGCCGCCTCCGCCTTCATCGCCGATTATGTGACGATCACCGGCGATGTCGTGATCGGCGAAGAGACGAGCATTTGGTTCGGCACCGTCATCCGCGGCGACGTGGCGCCGACGGTGATCGGCAACCGGGTCAATATCCAAGATAACTCAATTTTGCATCAAAGTCCAAACAATCCGCTCATCATCGAAGACGGGGTGACCGTCGGCCATCAAGTCATTTTGCACAGCGCCATCGTCCGGAAACACGCGCTCATCGGCATGGGCTCGATCATTTTAGACGGCGCGGAAATCGGCGAAGGCGCGTTTATCGGCGCCGGCAGTTTGGTGCCGCCGGAAAAAAAAATCCCGCCGAACACGCTCGCCCTCGGCCGGCCGGCCAAAGTCGTCCGCGAGTTGACCGAAGACGACTTCCGCGAAATGGAGCGCATCCGCCGCGAATATGTGGAAAAAGGGCGCTATTACAAAGCGCTGCAACAAGCCGCGCGCCCTCACGAAAAAGAGCTGCCGTGA
- the metK gene encoding methionine adenosyltransferase — MSAKRRLFTSESVTEGHPDKICDQISDAILDAILEKDPNARVACETSVTTGLVLVSGEITTSTYVDIPRLVRDTVREIGYTRAKYGFDADTCAVLTAIDEQSPDIAMGVDRALEAREGQMTDEEIEAIGAGDQGLMFGFACNETEELMPLPIALAHRLARRLAEVRKTDVLPYLRPDGKTQVTIEYDENGKPVRVDTIVISTQHHPEITQEQIERDMKEHVIKPVVPAELLDENTNYFINPTGRFVIGGPQGDAGLTGRKIIVDTYGGYARHGGGAFSGKDPTKVDRSAAYAARYVAKNIVAAGLADKCEVQLAYAIGVARPVSISIDTFGTGKVSEDILIEVVRNNFDLRPAGIIKMLDLRRPIYKQTAAYGHFGRTDIDLPWERTDKAPVLKEQALALANK; from the coding sequence ATGTCAGCCAAACGCCGCTTGTTTACGTCAGAATCTGTGACGGAAGGACATCCGGATAAAATTTGCGACCAAATTTCCGATGCCATTTTGGACGCCATTTTGGAAAAAGACCCGAACGCCCGCGTTGCGTGCGAAACGAGCGTCACGACCGGGTTGGTGCTCGTGAGCGGGGAAATTACGACGTCAACGTACGTCGATATTCCGCGCCTCGTCCGCGATACGGTCCGCGAGATTGGCTATACGCGCGCCAAATACGGATTTGACGCCGATACGTGCGCAGTGTTGACCGCGATCGATGAGCAGTCGCCGGATATCGCCATGGGGGTGGACCGGGCGCTTGAAGCGCGTGAAGGTCAGATGACCGACGAGGAAATTGAAGCGATCGGGGCCGGCGACCAAGGGCTTATGTTTGGGTTCGCCTGCAATGAAACGGAAGAATTAATGCCGCTGCCGATTGCGCTCGCCCACCGCCTGGCGCGCCGTTTGGCGGAAGTGCGCAAAACGGATGTATTGCCATACTTGCGCCCGGACGGGAAAACGCAAGTGACGATCGAATATGATGAAAACGGCAAACCGGTGCGCGTTGATACGATCGTCATTTCGACGCAGCATCACCCGGAAATTACGCAAGAGCAAATCGAGCGCGACATGAAAGAGCATGTCATCAAACCGGTCGTGCCGGCAGAATTGCTCGATGAGAACACGAACTATTTCATCAACCCGACCGGCCGGTTCGTCATCGGCGGTCCGCAAGGCGATGCCGGGCTGACGGGGCGGAAAATCATCGTCGACACGTACGGCGGCTACGCCCGCCATGGCGGCGGCGCGTTCTCGGGCAAAGACCCGACGAAAGTCGACCGTTCGGCGGCGTATGCGGCCCGTTATGTGGCGAAAAACATCGTTGCAGCCGGACTCGCCGACAAGTGCGAAGTGCAGCTCGCCTACGCGATCGGCGTCGCCCGTCCGGTATCGATTTCCATTGATACGTTCGGCACTGGGAAAGTGTCGGAAGACATTTTAATTGAAGTCGTCCGCAACAACTTCGACCTGCGCCCGGCCGGCATCATCAAAATGCTCGACCTGCGCCGCCCGATTTACAAACAAACGGCCGCTTACGGCCATTTCGGGCGCACGGACATCGACCTGCCGTGGGAGCGCACCGATAAAGCGCCAGTGTTGAAAGAACAAGCGTTGGCGTTGGCGAACAAGTAA